A window of the Lactuca sativa cultivar Salinas chromosome 5, Lsat_Salinas_v11, whole genome shotgun sequence genome harbors these coding sequences:
- the LOC111901561 gene encoding uncharacterized protein LOC111901561 codes for MASRKRRLPNDADTSALHKEWDEISCPICMDHPHNAVLIQCTSHSKGCRSFICDTSYRHSNCLDRFKKLVSVSVSDTNETTPTSLLPVNTNPTTQNHSYESTESDAIGYVELAGAPLGDGAPVTVTGDSDNTSSSRSNCNLKCPLCRGSVAGWEVVEEVRQYLNLKPRSCSQETCSFSGNYRELRRHARRAHPTARPSDVDPSRERAWRRLEHQREYGDIVSAIRSAMPGAVVFGDYAIENGDNSNNNSNSRLPGENRGERGTGEGGNNNNGHWWTAFFLFQMIGSMEPPPADRRSGGGGGRPRVPTRHRRRRLLWGESLLGLQDDEDDDESDDDNDNDMFGLNLGADNDEDRRPSENTRRRRRRLTRYRSDEDQS; via the coding sequence ATGGCTAGTAGAAAAAGAAGACTCCCAAATGATGCAGACACTAGTGCACTCCACAAGGAATGGGATGAAATCTCTTGCCCAATATGCATGGATCACCCCCACAATGCTGTTCTTATCCAATGCACTTCTCACTCAAAAGGCTGCAGATCTTTCATTTGTGACACAAGTTACAGACATTCAAATTGCCTCGATCGATTCAAAAAACTCGTATCTGTATCTGTATCTGACACCAACGAAACCACCCCAACAAGTTTGCTACCCGTTAACACCAACCCCACAACACAAAATCATAGTTACGAATCAACCGAATCAGATGCAATTGGGTATGTGGAGTTGGCCGGAGCACCACTGGGAGATGGTGCTCCGGTGACTGTGACCGGAGATTCTGATAACACATCGAGTTCGAGGTCTAACTGTAACCTGAAATGCCCATTGTGTCGGGGAAGTGTGGCGGGgtgggaggtggtggaggaggtcaGACAGTATCTAAATTTGAAGCCCCGGAGTTGTTCTCAAGAAACATGTTCGTTTTCCGGGAACTACAGAGAATTGAGACGCCATGCTAGGCGGGCCCACCCGACTGCCCGACCATCTGATGTGGACCCGTCTCGTGAAAGAGCTTGGAGACGACTCGAGCACCAGAGAGAATACGGTGATATTGTGAGTGCGATTCGGTCAGCCATGCCTGGGGCAGTTGTGTTTGGGGACTATGCAATTGAGAATGGagataatagtaataataatagtaatagtaGATTACCTGGTGAGAATAGGGGGGAGAGGGGGACTGGTGAAGGGGGGAATAATAATAATGGACACTGGTGGACTGCTTTTTTCTTGTTTCAGATGATTGGGTCGATGGAACCACCGCCTGCTGACCGGAGAAGTGGTGGCGGCGGAGGCAGGCCTAGGGTTCCGACGAGACACCGGCGTCGACGGCTGTTATGGGGGGAAAGTTTGTTGGGATTGCAAGatgatgaagacgatgatgagagcgatgatgataatgataatgatatgtTTGGGTTGAATTTGGGTGCTGATAATGATGAAGATCGTCGTCCTTCTGAGAACACGAGGAGGCGTAGACGGAGGTTGACTCGATACAGATCAGACGAAGACCAATCGTGA